The following proteins are encoded in a genomic region of Dehalococcoidia bacterium:
- a CDS encoding geranylgeranyl reductase family protein — MRKYDVIVLGAGPAGSTCALLLARAGARVLVLERSRLPRDKPCGGGVTLRASAWAPLDVSSVVERTVYGARFSLALGPHFDRWHPLPLTYMTRRSRLDFFLASAAAEAGADLHDGEAAQALEADGAGMTVRSALDAYRAGVVVGADGANGLASRSLGARETYEEAVALEGNASVPDAVLEEWRELVALDLGGLAGGYGWVFPKGDHLNVGVGAWKYAASTLRPKLEALCRRYGLSPASLWGLRGHHLPLRRPDSPLARGPVLLVGDAAGLVDPLSGEGIHMAFLSGRLAAEAIVPYLDGRSPNLRPYVEAVERLIAPELELSRHLHEAFHFAPPPYVALLSRSEHFWRLFCRLIRGEVTYRGLVRMLGPMGPLLRFFGRVARRRREARVSSVLGRRPSSPTVPEGL, encoded by the coding sequence GTGAGGAAATACGACGTCATCGTCCTGGGGGCGGGGCCTGCCGGCTCGACCTGTGCCCTTCTGCTGGCCAGGGCCGGGGCGAGGGTGCTCGTGCTGGAGCGGTCCAGGCTTCCCAGGGACAAGCCCTGCGGCGGCGGCGTGACCCTGAGGGCCAGTGCCTGGGCGCCGCTGGACGTGTCGTCAGTGGTGGAGCGGACCGTCTACGGGGCGCGCTTCTCCCTGGCGCTGGGGCCTCACTTCGACCGCTGGCACCCCTTGCCTCTGACCTACATGACACGGCGCTCTCGACTGGACTTCTTCCTGGCCAGCGCGGCGGCGGAGGCCGGCGCCGACCTGCACGACGGCGAGGCCGCCCAGGCGCTGGAGGCGGACGGCGCCGGCATGACGGTGCGCAGCGCCCTCGACGCCTACCGGGCCGGCGTCGTGGTGGGGGCCGACGGGGCCAACGGCCTGGCATCGCGATCGCTGGGCGCCCGCGAGACCTATGAAGAGGCAGTGGCTCTCGAAGGCAACGCCTCCGTGCCCGATGCCGTGCTGGAGGAGTGGCGAGAGCTGGTGGCCCTGGACCTGGGGGGACTGGCTGGAGGCTATGGCTGGGTCTTCCCCAAGGGCGACCATCTGAACGTGGGAGTGGGCGCCTGGAAGTATGCCGCCTCCACCCTGCGGCCCAAGCTGGAGGCGCTGTGCCGCCGCTACGGGCTATCGCCCGCGTCCCTGTGGGGATTGAGGGGCCATCACCTGCCGCTGCGCCGCCCCGACTCGCCCCTGGCGCGCGGGCCGGTCCTGCTGGTGGGGGATGCGGCGGGGCTGGTGGACCCCCTGTCGGGCGAGGGCATCCACATGGCCTTCCTGAGCGGTCGTCTGGCCGCCGAGGCCATCGTCCCCTATCTCGATGGCCGCTCGCCGAACCTGCGTCCCTATGTCGAAGCCGTCGAGCGGCTCATCGCGCCGGAGCTGGAGCTGTCGCGGCACCTGCACGAGGCCTTTCACTTCGCTCCCCCTCCCTATGTGGCCCTTCTGTCCCGCAGCGAGCACTTCTGGCGCCTGTTCTGCCGCCTCATCCGGGGCGAGGTGACCTATCGAGGGTTGGTGCGCATGCTGGGGCCGATGGGGCCTTTGCTCCGCTTCTTCGGGAGGGTGGCGAGAAGGCGAAGGGAGGCGCGGGTGTCGTCAGTCCTGGGCCGGCGGCCGTCGTCCCCGACGGTGCCGGAAGGCCTCTAG
- a CDS encoding GDSL-type esterase/lipase family protein gives MAAPQLLQEELSPAPAPTPSPTGAPSPTPVPSPTPTPRRAAVAQAPAAGPAESSTAVPTPTPVPRGGSYIALGDSLTVGTGSTPGHSFVALLAQALGEGIQVLNLGHGGDTSSELMEHGHLDRAIAEIRARNSDDRLDNDVRLVTLTIGGNDMLDLFFNYVARGRCADRNAFLSSQECLDLFRTTLASLERNLDTILARLRQELPQGAIVLFTLYNPFSGRDPTVGPLGDLALEGEAGTAVPRGVNYVLRTAAQRHGVLVADVFRPFEGRGGELVSTDGIHPNDRGYQVMADVALAVLTSAVRRGGE, from the coding sequence GTGGCCGCCCCGCAGCTCCTGCAGGAGGAGCTGTCGCCGGCACCCGCCCCCACTCCATCGCCCACCGGGGCGCCCTCACCGACGCCTGTCCCCTCGCCAACGCCCACGCCCAGGCGCGCCGCCGTCGCTCAGGCGCCTGCCGCCGGGCCTGCGGAGTCCTCGACCGCCGTCCCTACTCCCACGCCGGTGCCTCGCGGAGGCTCGTATATAGCCCTGGGCGACTCCCTCACAGTGGGCACCGGCTCCACACCGGGACACAGCTTCGTGGCGCTGCTGGCACAGGCGCTGGGGGAGGGTATCCAGGTCCTCAACCTGGGCCACGGCGGCGATACCAGCAGCGAGCTGATGGAGCACGGGCACCTGGATCGGGCCATCGCCGAGATCCGCGCACGCAACTCCGATGACCGCCTCGACAACGATGTTCGCCTGGTGACCCTGACCATCGGCGGCAACGATATGCTCGACCTGTTCTTCAACTATGTGGCCCGCGGCCGTTGCGCCGACCGCAACGCCTTCCTCTCGTCCCAGGAATGCCTGGACTTGTTCCGCACCACCCTGGCTTCCCTGGAGCGTAACCTGGACACCATACTCGCGCGGCTGCGGCAGGAGCTGCCTCAGGGGGCCATCGTTCTTTTCACCCTATACAACCCCTTCTCGGGCCGCGACCCCACCGTCGGCCCTCTGGGCGACCTGGCCCTGGAGGGGGAGGCCGGGACGGCGGTGCCCCGAGGCGTGAACTATGTGCTCAGGACGGCAGCCCAGCGTCACGGTGTCCTGGTGGCCGACGTCTTCCGGCCGTTCGAAGGCCGTGGCGGCGAGCTGGTCTCGACCGATGGCATTCACCCCAATGACCGTGGATACCAGGTGATGGCGGACGTGGCCCTGGCCGTCCTTACCTCGGCGGTCCGGCGGGGTGGAGAGTGA
- a CDS encoding PH domain-containing protein → MLLEGQDIASERPGTWRGALFAAAVSLGCFALAGLLAYRVADWPISWSRFLGYLGAGLLGAAGLAFAYWAYACRTLRYALTSEHLGIRFGLVWHLVPWSAVKEVSTLEDRPQVSGLAWWGLRAGRSSSGEDGQVLAFATRWRKGALVRVRTDDAAYILSPDDPVRFVAQARRLANSRRGYPAGAVRSERLGPAALPLWGDRAVALLVALGLALGLGLLAYLCAIYPGLSEQVNYVLPPLGSDQDLVSKKELFKLPATALALLGVNVGAGLVLHLRERAAAHLLLSGGVLMQVLFWAATLAVVSRL, encoded by the coding sequence GTGCTACTCGAAGGTCAGGACATAGCTTCCGAGCGGCCGGGCACCTGGCGAGGGGCCCTGTTCGCTGCCGCCGTTTCTCTGGGCTGTTTCGCCCTGGCTGGCCTGCTGGCATACCGAGTGGCCGACTGGCCCATCTCGTGGTCGCGCTTCCTGGGCTACCTCGGCGCTGGCCTGCTGGGCGCGGCGGGCCTGGCCTTCGCCTACTGGGCCTACGCCTGCCGCACCCTTCGCTACGCCCTCACCAGCGAGCACCTGGGCATCCGCTTCGGCCTGGTCTGGCACCTGGTGCCGTGGTCGGCGGTGAAGGAGGTGTCCACCCTGGAGGACAGGCCGCAGGTCTCGGGCCTGGCCTGGTGGGGGCTGCGGGCCGGCCGCAGCAGTTCCGGCGAGGATGGCCAGGTGCTGGCCTTCGCCACCCGCTGGCGAAAGGGCGCGCTGGTGCGCGTGCGGACCGACGACGCCGCCTACATCCTCTCCCCTGACGATCCGGTGCGCTTCGTGGCCCAGGCCCGACGCCTGGCCAACAGCAGGCGCGGCTACCCTGCGGGAGCTGTGCGCTCCGAGCGGCTGGGGCCTGCCGCCCTCCCCCTGTGGGGCGACCGGGCGGTGGCGTTGCTGGTGGCCCTGGGACTGGCCCTGGGGCTGGGGCTGCTGGCCTATTTGTGTGCTATCTATCCCGGGCTGTCGGAGCAGGTGAACTACGTCCTGCCGCCGCTCGGGTCGGACCAAGACCTGGTGTCCAAGAAGGAGCTGTTCAAGCTGCCGGCCACCGCCCTGGCCCTGCTGGGGGTGAACGTGGGGGCCGGCCTGGTCCTCCACCTGCGAGAGCGGGCCGCTGCCCACCTGCTGCTGAGCGGAGGGGTCCTGATGCAGGTCCTGTTCTGGGCGGCGACCCTGGCCGTGGTCTCGCGCCTCTAG
- a CDS encoding branched-chain amino acid transaminase → MGTPYAYFRRQFMPLSEAKIGVMTHAFNYGTAVFEGIRGNWNEEEGQVYLFRMKEHYQRLRRSCRIMLIDLPYDDEELAAITTRLVELSGFQEDVYVRPLAYKSSEVLGVRLHNLEDDFLIFVAPFGPYLDVEKGARCCTSSWRRVEDTGIPARAKITGIYANSALAKTEANLNGFDEAIMLDERGHVSEGSGENIFIVQDGKLVTPPPSDNILVGITRDTVITLAREELGVETVERPIDRSELYVADEVFMTGTAAHITPVVEIDHRPVGDGRRGPLTAKLQELYFQVIRGRHPKYRHWCTPCYSKVRT, encoded by the coding sequence ATGGGAACGCCCTACGCTTACTTCCGCCGTCAGTTCATGCCCCTGTCCGAGGCCAAGATCGGCGTCATGACCCATGCCTTCAACTACGGCACGGCTGTCTTCGAGGGCATCCGCGGCAACTGGAACGAGGAGGAGGGGCAGGTCTATCTCTTCCGCATGAAGGAGCACTACCAGCGCCTGCGCCGTAGCTGCCGCATAATGCTCATCGACCTGCCCTACGATGACGAGGAGCTGGCGGCCATCACCACCCGGCTGGTGGAGCTTTCGGGCTTTCAGGAGGACGTCTACGTGCGGCCCCTGGCATACAAGAGCTCCGAGGTGCTGGGGGTGAGGCTGCACAACCTGGAGGACGACTTCCTCATCTTCGTGGCCCCCTTCGGCCCTTATCTGGACGTGGAGAAGGGCGCCCGCTGCTGCACCTCCTCCTGGCGACGGGTGGAGGACACGGGCATCCCTGCCCGGGCCAAGATAACGGGCATTTACGCCAACTCGGCCCTGGCCAAGACGGAGGCGAACCTCAACGGGTTCGACGAGGCCATCATGCTGGACGAGCGGGGGCACGTTTCCGAGGGCAGCGGCGAGAACATATTCATCGTGCAGGACGGGAAGCTGGTGACCCCGCCACCGTCCGACAACATTCTGGTAGGCATCACCCGCGACACCGTCATCACCCTGGCCCGCGAGGAGCTGGGAGTGGAGACAGTGGAGCGGCCCATCGACCGCAGCGAGCTTTACGTGGCCGACGAGGTGTTCATGACCGGCACCGCTGCCCACATCACCCCCGTGGTAGAGATAGACCACCGTCCCGTGGGCGACGGCCGCCGCGGCCCTCTGACTGCCAAGCTGCAGGAGCTGTACTTCCAGGTCATCCGCGGCCGGCACCCCAAGTACCGGCACTGGTGCACGCCGTGCTACTCGAAGGTCAGGACATAG
- a CDS encoding MBL fold metallo-hydrolase: MSARLRLGQLELLVVSDGPIRFDAGATFGVTPRVLWEPLVGPLDEQHRLPLGLNCLVVRSGGRTVLIETGVGSKRGSRSPAGAGLEETGQLLEALAREGIGPRDVDAVINTHLHFDHAGGNTRLEDGRPVPTFPRARYFVPKGEWEEAQRPNERTRATYLPENFEPLDDAGQVELVEGTAEVLPGVRMVPAPGHTAHHYLVELESGGELAIYLGEVAQHPLMLERVAWLSAFDVLPLVNLETKKKVIEKALERRALLIAVHAPYPGLGRLVLEGDRRRWLPLSSQGHE, encoded by the coding sequence ATGAGCGCCCGCCTCAGGCTCGGCCAGCTAGAGCTGCTGGTGGTCAGCGACGGCCCCATTCGTTTCGATGCCGGGGCCACGTTCGGGGTCACCCCCCGCGTCCTGTGGGAGCCGCTGGTGGGCCCCCTGGACGAACAGCACCGCTTGCCCCTGGGCCTCAACTGCCTGGTGGTCCGTTCCGGAGGCAGAACGGTGCTCATCGAGACCGGCGTAGGCAGCAAGCGCGGGTCACGCAGCCCCGCCGGCGCCGGCCTGGAGGAGACGGGGCAGCTGCTGGAGGCGCTGGCCCGCGAGGGCATCGGCCCCCGGGATGTGGACGCGGTCATCAACACCCACCTCCACTTCGACCACGCCGGGGGCAACACCAGGCTGGAGGACGGACGGCCGGTGCCCACCTTCCCCCGCGCCCGCTACTTCGTCCCCAAGGGAGAGTGGGAGGAGGCCCAACGCCCCAACGAGCGCACCCGTGCCACCTACCTGCCCGAGAACTTCGAGCCGCTGGACGATGCCGGCCAGGTGGAGCTGGTGGAGGGGACGGCCGAGGTGTTGCCGGGGGTGCGCATGGTGCCCGCACCCGGCCACACGGCCCATCATTACCTGGTGGAGCTGGAGTCGGGCGGAGAGCTGGCCATCTACCTCGGAGAGGTGGCCCAGCACCCCCTCATGCTGGAACGGGTGGCCTGGCTCTCGGCCTTCGACGTCCTGCCCCTGGTGAACCTGGAGACCAAGAAGAAGGTCATCGAGAAGGCCCTGGAGCGCCGCGCCCTCCTCATCGCCGTCCACGCCCCGTACCCCGGTCTGGGTCGATTGGTGCTGGAGGGCGACCGTCGCCGCTGGCTACCCCTCTCGTCTCAAGGCCATGAGTGA
- the gcvT gene encoding glycine cleavage system aminomethyltransferase GcvT: MSDPTLLRTPLYDEHLRLGARMVPFAGWEMPLQYSGIIEEHRAVRQSVGMFDVSHMGRIEVLGREAASGLRRLCTYAVDRLAPGQGHYSFLCNEAGGILDDIYVFRLASERFLLVVNAANADKVRAWLEAHLPAGAQLADRHRSTAMVAVQGPRAVSTCAAVLSAELARLPRRGCAELPWGEGVLFASRTGYTGEDGLELVVEAGTGTALWRRLLDAGAAPCGLGARDTLRLEAALPLYGQDIDEGVNPFELGLAFAVSLDDGADFVGRRALLQVRQEGPRRLLACLRARERGIMRAGYPIYHDGEEVGHVTSGGYSPTLGVSIGLGFLPPPLAKVGTALTVGVRGRPLPVEVVPRPFYRPPRP; the protein is encoded by the coding sequence ATGAGTGACCCCACCCTTCTGCGCACACCCCTCTACGACGAACATCTGCGGTTGGGAGCGCGCATGGTGCCCTTTGCTGGCTGGGAGATGCCCCTCCAGTACAGCGGCATCATCGAGGAGCACCGCGCTGTGCGTCAGTCGGTGGGGATGTTCGACGTCTCCCATATGGGCCGCATAGAGGTGCTGGGGAGGGAGGCCGCCAGCGGCCTGCGCCGCCTCTGCACCTACGCCGTCGACCGCCTCGCTCCGGGCCAGGGGCACTACTCCTTCCTCTGCAACGAGGCGGGCGGCATCCTGGACGACATCTACGTCTTCCGTTTGGCCTCCGAGAGGTTCCTGCTGGTGGTCAATGCCGCCAACGCTGACAAGGTGCGGGCTTGGCTGGAAGCCCACCTGCCCGCCGGGGCGCAGCTGGCGGACAGACACCGCAGCACGGCCATGGTCGCGGTGCAGGGGCCGCGGGCGGTGTCGACCTGCGCCGCCGTCCTGAGTGCGGAGCTGGCCAGATTGCCCAGGAGGGGCTGCGCCGAGCTGCCCTGGGGCGAAGGAGTCCTCTTCGCGTCTCGCACCGGCTACACGGGCGAAGACGGGCTGGAGCTGGTGGTCGAAGCAGGGACGGGGACGGCCCTCTGGCGCCGGCTGCTGGATGCCGGCGCCGCCCCCTGCGGGCTGGGCGCCCGCGACACGCTGCGGCTGGAGGCAGCCCTGCCCCTTTACGGCCAGGACATAGACGAGGGCGTGAACCCCTTCGAGCTGGGCCTGGCCTTTGCCGTGAGCCTGGACGACGGTGCCGACTTCGTCGGGCGTCGAGCGCTGCTGCAGGTGCGGCAGGAGGGCCCGCGGCGCCTTCTGGCCTGCCTGCGGGCGAGGGAGCGGGGCATCATGCGGGCGGGCTACCCCATCTATCACGACGGGGAGGAGGTAGGCCACGTCACCAGCGGGGGCTACTCCCCCACCCTGGGCGTGAGCATCGGCCTGGGCTTCCTGCCGCCCCCCTTGGCGAAAGTGGGTACAGCTCTTACAGTGGGCGTGAGGGGACGCCCCCTGCCGGTAGAGGTGGTGCCGCGGCCTTTCTACCGGCCACCACGGCCATGA
- the gcvH gene encoding glycine cleavage system protein GcvH, with protein MPSPKDRRYTREHEWVLVEDDVGTVGITDYAQDQLGDIVYVKLPSVGTPVRQMEPFGEIESVKAVSDLFAPVSGEVLEVNAELEERPELVNLDPYGRGWMIRVRLSDPSEVERLMTAEEYDAYVAQEAQA; from the coding sequence GTGCCCAGCCCCAAGGACCGACGCTACACCAGGGAACACGAGTGGGTGCTGGTGGAGGACGATGTGGGTACCGTGGGCATCACCGACTACGCCCAGGACCAGCTGGGCGATATCGTTTATGTCAAGCTGCCCTCGGTGGGGACGCCCGTCCGCCAGATGGAGCCTTTTGGCGAGATCGAGTCGGTCAAGGCCGTCTCCGACCTCTTCGCTCCCGTCTCGGGCGAGGTGCTGGAGGTGAACGCCGAGCTGGAGGAAAGGCCGGAGCTGGTGAACCTCGACCCTTACGGCCGCGGCTGGATGATCCGCGTGCGTCTTTCGGACCCGTCGGAGGTCGAACGTCTCATGACCGCCGAAGAATACGACGCCTATGTGGCCCAGGAGGCCCAGGCCTAG
- the gcvPA gene encoding aminomethyl-transferring glycine dehydrogenase subunit GcvPA, giving the protein MNAGSPHPYIPNTDEDRRHMLSAIGVESVEDLFADIPVSLRIDGLRLPAGLSEAELSREMAEMAGRNHYPGQDGMACFLGAGAYRHFVPSAVLQVISRSEFYTAYTPYQPEISQGTLQTMFEFQSMVCELLAMDVANAGMYDGASALAEACLMAAAVTGRRRIAILATVHPAYQAVVRTYAFGRDLEVDLVSPESQELGQDHACLAVQSPNFFGYLEDMGALAEAAHRVGALLVTSTDPISLGLFRPPGSYGADIATAEGQPLGWPLSFGGPYLGLLASRKEFLRYLPGRIVGRTTDRNGRTGYVLTLQAREQHIRRERATSNICTSQQLVALAATVYLTLLGRSGLRRVAELCYHKAHYLAERIASLPGYSLPLSGVFFKEFVVRCPRPPSQVNEALLERGIIGGLDVSDRIENGMLLCVTEMNTREEMERLVEALAALSPR; this is encoded by the coding sequence ATGAACGCCGGTTCGCCCCACCCCTACATCCCCAACACCGACGAGGACCGCCGGCACATGCTCTCGGCTATCGGGGTCGAGAGCGTCGAGGACCTCTTCGCCGATATTCCCGTCAGCCTGCGCATCGACGGGCTGCGGCTGCCAGCAGGCCTCTCGGAAGCCGAGCTCTCGAGAGAGATGGCCGAGATGGCCGGGCGCAACCATTACCCAGGACAGGACGGGATGGCCTGCTTTCTGGGCGCGGGCGCCTACCGTCACTTCGTGCCCAGCGCCGTCCTGCAGGTGATATCCCGCTCCGAGTTCTACACGGCGTATACCCCTTACCAGCCGGAGATCTCGCAGGGCACGCTCCAGACCATGTTCGAGTTCCAGAGCATGGTCTGCGAGCTGCTGGCGATGGACGTGGCCAACGCCGGCATGTACGACGGCGCCAGCGCCCTGGCAGAGGCCTGCCTCATGGCGGCAGCCGTGACCGGGCGACGCCGCATCGCCATCCTCGCCACCGTGCACCCCGCCTACCAGGCAGTGGTCCGCACCTACGCCTTCGGCCGCGACCTGGAGGTGGACCTGGTCAGCCCCGAGAGCCAAGAGTTGGGGCAGGACCATGCCTGCTTGGCCGTGCAGTCGCCCAACTTCTTCGGCTACCTGGAAGACATGGGCGCCCTGGCCGAGGCCGCCCACCGTGTCGGCGCCCTGCTGGTGACCAGCACCGACCCCATCTCCCTGGGCCTCTTCCGCCCCCCCGGCAGCTATGGCGCCGACATCGCCACCGCCGAGGGCCAGCCCCTGGGCTGGCCCCTCTCCTTCGGCGGCCCCTATCTGGGCCTGCTGGCCAGCCGAAAGGAGTTCCTGCGTTATCTGCCAGGGCGCATCGTGGGGCGGACCACCGACCGCAACGGCCGCACCGGTTACGTGCTGACCCTGCAGGCGCGGGAGCAACACATCCGTCGCGAGCGGGCCACGTCCAACATCTGCACCAGCCAGCAACTGGTAGCCCTGGCCGCCACCGTTTACCTGACCCTGCTGGGGCGCAGCGGGCTGCGGCGGGTGGCCGAGCTGTGCTACCATAAGGCCCACTACCTGGCAGAGCGCATCGCCTCCCTGCCCGGCTACTCCCTTCCCCTCTCGGGGGTGTTCTTCAAGGAGTTCGTGGTGCGCTGTCCGCGTCCTCCCTCGCAGGTCAACGAGGCCCTTCTGGAGAGGGGCATCATCGGCGGGCTGGACGTGTCCGACCGCATCGAAAACGGCATGCTGCTCTGTGTGACCGAGATGAACACGCGCGAGGAGATGGAGCGGCTGGTGGAGGCCCTGGCCGCCCTCTCGCCGAGGTGA
- the gcvPB gene encoding aminomethyl-transferring glycine dehydrogenase subunit GcvPB produces the protein MSYRVGEPDPRRDDVGSRLTFDLSRPGRRGVDLPPLDVPESELPPEDLLRADLRLPEMAQNEAVRYFLALSRLNYSVDTGFYPLGSCTMKYNPKVNEEVARLPGFLHPHPLQGQGTVQGALALLYRLQSYLCEVTGMDACSLAPAAGAQGELAGMLMVKAYLRDHGQEHRRKVLVPDSAHGTNPASAAMCGFQVVTVPSDREGNVDLAFLEQELDGSVAAMMLTIPSTLGLFEPNIVRIAELLHRHGALLYGDGANQNAFLGRARFGDMGFDVVHLNLHKTFSTPHGGGGPGAGPVCCKSFLAPYLPAPVIEESNGSYLLSQPERSIGKLTAFWGNFGVLVRAYAYIRALGAEGLRAVSENAVINANYVRARLRGAYHLPYDRTCLHEVVFSALKQRAKGVKALDIAKRLIDYGFHPPTIYFPLIVPEALMIEPTETESRENLDAFCEAMLAIAREAEEQPELVREAPHTTPLRRLDEATAARRPVLRWQPPEEE, from the coding sequence ATGTCCTACCGTGTGGGCGAACCCGACCCCAGGCGGGACGACGTGGGCTCCCGCCTCACCTTCGACCTTTCGCGGCCGGGACGCAGGGGAGTCGACCTGCCACCCCTGGACGTGCCCGAGTCCGAGCTGCCGCCCGAGGACCTGCTGCGGGCCGACCTTCGCCTGCCCGAGATGGCCCAGAACGAGGCGGTGCGCTATTTTCTGGCCCTTTCGCGCCTGAACTACTCGGTAGACACGGGCTTCTATCCCCTCGGCTCCTGCACCATGAAATACAACCCCAAGGTGAACGAGGAAGTCGCCCGCCTTCCCGGTTTCCTGCACCCGCACCCGCTCCAGGGGCAGGGCACGGTGCAGGGTGCCCTGGCGCTGCTCTACCGTCTCCAGTCCTATCTGTGCGAGGTGACGGGCATGGACGCCTGCAGCCTCGCCCCCGCTGCCGGTGCCCAGGGGGAGCTGGCGGGCATGCTCATGGTGAAGGCCTATCTGCGCGACCACGGCCAGGAGCACAGGCGAAAGGTGCTGGTGCCCGACTCGGCCCACGGCACCAATCCCGCCTCGGCGGCCATGTGCGGCTTTCAGGTGGTGACGGTGCCCTCGGACCGTGAAGGAAACGTCGACCTGGCCTTCCTGGAGCAGGAGCTGGACGGCTCGGTGGCGGCCATGATGCTCACCATCCCCTCCACGCTGGGGCTGTTCGAGCCCAACATCGTGCGCATCGCCGAGCTTCTGCACCGACACGGGGCCCTCCTCTATGGCGATGGCGCCAACCAGAACGCCTTCCTGGGGCGTGCGCGCTTCGGCGACATGGGCTTCGACGTGGTCCATCTGAACCTGCACAAGACCTTCTCCACGCCTCACGGCGGCGGCGGCCCCGGCGCGGGGCCTGTCTGTTGCAAGTCGTTCCTGGCCCCCTACCTGCCCGCGCCGGTTATCGAGGAGTCCAACGGCTCCTATCTCCTCTCGCAGCCCGAGCGCAGCATCGGCAAGCTGACGGCCTTCTGGGGCAACTTCGGCGTGCTGGTGCGGGCCTACGCCTACATCCGTGCCCTGGGGGCCGAGGGGCTACGGGCTGTGTCCGAGAACGCCGTCATCAACGCCAACTACGTGCGGGCGCGGCTGAGGGGGGCCTATCATCTGCCTTACGACCGCACCTGCCTGCACGAGGTGGTCTTCTCGGCCCTGAAGCAGCGGGCCAAAGGGGTGAAGGCGCTGGACATCGCCAAGCGCCTCATCGACTACGGCTTCCACCCTCCCACCATTTACTTTCCCCTCATCGTGCCCGAGGCCCTCATGATCGAGCCTACCGAGACCGAGTCGCGCGAGAACCTGGACGCCTTCTGCGAGGCGATGCTGGCCATCGCCCGCGAGGCCGAGGAGCAGCCCGAACTGGTGCGCGAGGCCCCCCACACGACTCCCCTGCGGAGGCTGGACGAGGCTACCGCCGCCCGTCGGCCGGTGTTGCGGTGGCAGCCGCCCGAGGAGGAGTGA
- a CDS encoding alanine--glyoxylate aminotransferase family protein, with protein sequence MQLPELNPPPRLLLGPGPSNVHPRIYRAMMAPVIGYLDPDFLQLLSDTQVPLRVVFRTGNELTLPISGTGSLGMEAAIYNVVEEGDTVIVCINGFFGTRMADMARRCGALVVTVEVEWGEAIAPEQVEEALRQHPGAKAVCIVHAETSTGVLQPLEEIARLCRERGALIVVDAVTSLSGAPLEVDAWGLDVVYSATQKCLSAPPGMAPITFGPRAVEAIQRRREPCRSWYVDVSMLRDYYGGPRRYHHTPPMTMLYALREALRLVLEEGLEERIARHRRHARALWAGLEAMGLRLHVADESLRAPPLTTVRVPEGVDEAALRQGLLERHNIEIGAGFGPLAGKVWRIGLMGYSSQPQNVLALLQALEVELRRLGHEVPGGAGVEAAARALATDAP encoded by the coding sequence ATGCAGCTTCCCGAGCTGAACCCGCCTCCACGCCTGCTGCTGGGGCCTGGCCCGTCCAACGTCCACCCCCGCATATACCGGGCCATGATGGCCCCGGTCATCGGCTACCTGGACCCCGACTTCCTTCAGCTCCTGAGCGATACCCAGGTGCCGCTGAGGGTCGTCTTCCGCACCGGCAACGAGCTGACGCTGCCCATCTCCGGCACGGGCAGCCTGGGCATGGAGGCGGCCATCTACAACGTGGTGGAGGAGGGGGACACGGTCATCGTCTGCATCAACGGCTTCTTCGGCACCCGCATGGCCGACATGGCCCGTCGCTGCGGCGCCCTGGTGGTCACGGTGGAGGTGGAATGGGGCGAGGCCATCGCCCCCGAGCAGGTCGAGGAGGCGCTGCGCCAGCACCCGGGGGCCAAGGCGGTATGCATCGTCCATGCCGAGACCTCCACGGGCGTCCTGCAGCCGCTGGAGGAGATCGCCCGCCTTTGCCGCGAGCGAGGCGCCCTCATCGTCGTCGATGCCGTCACGTCTCTCTCGGGGGCGCCCCTGGAGGTGGACGCCTGGGGCCTGGACGTGGTCTACAGCGCCACCCAGAAGTGCCTGTCGGCGCCGCCGGGGATGGCGCCCATCACCTTCGGCCCCCGGGCGGTGGAGGCCATACAGCGTCGCAGGGAGCCGTGCCGTAGCTGGTATGTGGACGTGTCCATGCTGCGGGACTACTACGGCGGCCCCCGCCGCTACCACCACACACCGCCCATGACCATGCTCTACGCCTTGCGGGAGGCCCTCCGCCTGGTGCTGGAGGAGGGGCTGGAGGAGCGCATAGCCCGTCACCGTCGCCATGCCCGCGCCCTGTGGGCCGGCCTGGAGGCCATGGGCCTGCGCCTGCACGTGGCCGACGAATCGCTGCGTGCGCCGCCCCTGACCACCGTCCGCGTCCCGGAGGGGGTGGACGAGGCCGCCCTGCGCCAGGGACTTCTGGAACGGCACAACATCGAGATCGGCGCCGGCTTCGGCCCCCTGGCAGGAAAGGTGTGGCGCATCGGTCTGATGGGCTACTCGTCCCAGCCTCAGAACGTGCTGGCCCTCCTCCAAGCCCTGGAGGTCGAGCTGCGACGCCTGGGCCACGAGGTCCCCGGGGGGGCAGGGGTGGAGGCTGCCGCCCGCGCCCTGGCCACCGATGCCCCCTAG